A single Streptococcus thermophilus DNA region contains:
- the yqeK gene encoding bis(5'-nucleosyl)-tetraphosphatase (symmetrical) YqeK produces MTYEKYLDFSRDELLEKVRTVMSPKRFSHVLGVEQAAIALAEKYGYDTEKAGLAGLLHDYAKELPDQEFIELIDKYELDPELKKWGNNIWHGMVGIYKIQEDLGLTDSEILRSIEIHTVGSHEMSILDKIVYVADYIEHNRNFPLVEEARQVAKQSLDKAVAFETVHTVEHLAHQALPIYPKTLETYNAFVSYLKD; encoded by the coding sequence ATGACCTATGAAAAATACCTTGACTTTTCTCGTGATGAACTCCTTGAAAAAGTTAGAACGGTTATGAGTCCTAAACGCTTTAGTCATGTTTTGGGTGTTGAGCAAGCTGCTATTGCTCTTGCTGAAAAGTATGGTTACGATACTGAAAAAGCTGGTTTAGCTGGCCTCCTTCATGATTATGCCAAGGAACTTCCAGACCAGGAATTCATAGAGCTAATCGATAAGTATGAGCTCGATCCTGAATTGAAAAAATGGGGAAACAATATCTGGCATGGCATGGTTGGGATTTACAAAATCCAAGAAGATTTGGGTTTAACTGATTCTGAGATTCTACGCAGTATTGAAATCCATACTGTCGGAAGTCATGAAATGTCAATCCTAGATAAAATTGTCTATGTGGCTGACTATATTGAGCATAACCGTAATTTCCCTTTGGTAGAGGAAGCTAGACAAGTAGCAAAGCAATCTTTGGATAAAGCAGTTGCTTTTGAAACAGTCCATACGGTAGAACACTTGGCGCACCAGGCCTTGCCGATTTATCCCAAAACTCTTGAAACCTATAATGCTTTTGTGAGTTACTTAAAAGATTAA